In one Cloacibacillus porcorum genomic region, the following are encoded:
- a CDS encoding glutamate decarboxylase, whose amino-acid sequence MSLYQKEYEHRAIDPTFGSAAMSSLLPKDAFPEAEMNPQDAYQAIHNELVLDGNASQNLATFCQTWLDDETHKLMDECIDKNMIDKDEYPQTAELEARCVRMLGNLWNSPEEANTIGTSTTGSSEAAMLGGLAALWRWRKKRKAQGKPTDKPNIVTGAVQICWDKFARYWDIEQRQIPMKPGKYCMTPEEVVKYVDENTICVVPTLGLTFTLQYEPVKQIAAALDKLQQETGLDIPIHVDGASGGFIAPFIHRDLVWDFRIERVKSINASGHKFGLSPLGVGWVMWREVSDLPEELIFYVNYLGGNMPTFALNFSRPAGQIVSQYYNFIRLGKEGYTKIQQECAETGQYLANEIMKFGIFEMVYDGEGGVPGCTWKFRDDVKPGFSLYDLADKLRSRGWQVPAYSLPADAQNIVVQRILVRKGFNIDMASLLVEDMKRALEYFKAHPVAKPLTEAETGNFKHS is encoded by the coding sequence ATGTCACTTTACCAGAAGGAATATGAACACAGAGCCATTGACCCGACATTCGGCTCAGCGGCAATGAGCAGCCTGCTGCCCAAGGACGCGTTCCCAGAGGCGGAGATGAATCCGCAGGATGCCTATCAGGCGATCCATAACGAACTCGTACTCGACGGCAACGCTTCACAGAACCTTGCCACATTCTGCCAGACCTGGCTCGACGACGAGACCCATAAGCTCATGGACGAATGTATCGACAAGAACATGATCGACAAGGACGAATATCCTCAGACGGCCGAACTTGAGGCGCGCTGCGTCCGTATGCTCGGCAACCTTTGGAATTCACCGGAAGAGGCCAACACCATCGGCACCTCGACGACCGGATCATCCGAGGCGGCAATGCTCGGCGGACTCGCGGCGCTCTGGCGCTGGCGCAAGAAGCGCAAGGCGCAGGGAAAACCCACGGACAAGCCGAACATCGTCACCGGCGCGGTACAGATCTGCTGGGATAAGTTCGCCCGCTACTGGGATATCGAACAGCGCCAGATCCCAATGAAGCCCGGCAAATACTGCATGACGCCGGAAGAGGTAGTCAAGTATGTCGACGAAAACACCATCTGCGTCGTCCCCACGCTCGGACTGACCTTCACGCTCCAGTACGAACCGGTCAAACAGATAGCGGCGGCTCTCGACAAGCTCCAGCAGGAGACCGGACTTGATATCCCCATCCACGTTGACGGCGCGAGCGGCGGCTTCATCGCCCCCTTCATCCACCGCGACCTGGTCTGGGACTTCCGCATTGAGCGTGTAAAATCGATCAACGCCTCCGGACACAAATTTGGTCTGTCGCCCCTCGGTGTGGGCTGGGTAATGTGGAGAGAGGTGTCCGACCTCCCCGAAGAGCTCATCTTCTATGTCAACTACCTTGGCGGCAACATGCCGACCTTCGCCCTCAACTTCTCACGCCCCGCGGGACAGATCGTCAGCCAGTATTACAACTTCATCCGCCTCGGCAAAGAGGGCTACACGAAGATTCAGCAGGAATGCGCCGAGACCGGCCAGTATCTCGCGAACGAGATCATGAAGTTCGGCATCTTCGAGATGGTCTATGACGGAGAGGGCGGCGTTCCCGGCTGTACTTGGAAATTCCGCGACGACGTGAAACCCGGATTCTCGCTCTACGACCTCGCCGACAAGCTCCGCTCAAGGGGCTGGCAGGTTCCCGCCTATTCGCTCCCAGCGGACGCGCAGAACATCGTCGTTCAGCGTATCCTCGTCAGGAAGGGCTTCAACATCGATATGGCCTCGCTCCTCGTCGAAGATATGAAGAGGGCGCTTGAATATTTCAAGGCTCATCCCGTCGCAAAACCTCTTACGGAAGCTGAGACCGGAAACTTTAAACACTCATAA
- the garR gene encoding 2-hydroxy-3-oxopropionate reductase, translating into MSKIGFIGLGIMGVPMAKNLIAAGYSLVVYDIAEASVEKLVSAGAERGCSPADVAAKAGEVIITMLPNSPQVSEVVLGDNGIIHGCRGGQVVVDMSSIAPLVSRSLGGALAERGVEMLDAPVSGGQEKAEKGTLAIMVGGKSEVFERVKDILSKMGASVSLVGELGAGQITKLVNQMIVGINIAAVAEGMSLAKRCGVEPRRVFEAIRKGLAGSQCLEDKAPRMFEGRYDPGFRIALHIKDYWNVLETSRSIGSSAPLSAQVAEMMIALAGEGNDTLDHGALGLYYEKLNGVSLRERE; encoded by the coding sequence ATGAGCAAAATTGGCTTCATCGGACTGGGAATCATGGGGGTGCCGATGGCAAAAAACCTGATTGCCGCGGGTTACTCCCTGGTCGTCTACGATATTGCGGAGGCCTCGGTCGAAAAACTCGTATCGGCGGGAGCGGAGCGCGGCTGTTCGCCGGCGGATGTCGCCGCGAAGGCGGGAGAGGTCATCATCACCATGCTGCCCAACTCGCCGCAGGTGAGCGAGGTCGTGCTGGGGGATAACGGCATCATCCACGGCTGCCGCGGGGGACAGGTTGTGGTCGACATGAGTTCGATCGCGCCGCTTGTCAGCCGTTCGCTGGGCGGCGCCCTCGCTGAACGCGGGGTGGAGATGCTTGACGCGCCGGTCAGCGGCGGGCAGGAAAAGGCCGAAAAGGGCACCCTGGCGATCATGGTCGGCGGCAAAAGCGAGGTCTTCGAGCGTGTTAAAGATATCCTCTCCAAAATGGGGGCCAGTGTCTCGCTTGTCGGTGAGCTCGGCGCGGGGCAGATCACAAAGCTTGTTAACCAGATGATCGTTGGAATAAATATCGCCGCCGTCGCCGAGGGTATGAGCCTCGCCAAGAGATGCGGCGTCGAGCCCCGCCGGGTCTTCGAGGCGATCCGCAAGGGACTCGCGGGGAGCCAGTGTCTGGAGGATAAGGCCCCGAGAATGTTTGAGGGGCGCTACGACCCCGGCTTCCGCATCGCTCTGCACATCAAGGATTACTGGAACGTGCTGGAGACAAGCCGCTCCATCGGCAGCTCCGCCCCCCTATCGGCGCAGGTTGCCGAGATGATGATCGCGCTGGCCGGCGAGGGAAACGACACCCTGGACCACGGCGCGCTGGGCCTCTACTATGAAAAACTCAACGGCGTGAGCCTCAGGGAGCGGGAATAG
- the gadC gene encoding putative glutamine/gamma-aminobutyrate antiporter GadC: MSTENKPSSGSKSGTIGVFTLAMMNVAAIVSLRGLPAEAEYGLSSVFYYIFAAVFFLIPVALAAAEMATAWPQKGGVFRWVGEAFGGRFGFVAIFLQWMQNTIWFPTVLTFAAVSVAYIGMDPSSDSALAANKMYTLAIVLVFYWGSTLMNFRGMSLSGAISKWGTLIGTVIPAAILIILGILYYVTGHTIYMPLHASDLIPDLGNFSNLSLAVSIFLFYAGMEVSAVHVNEVDNPEKNYPLAILISAGITVAIFVFGTLAIGFVIPQKDINLTQSLLVAYRNLFQAFGLEWLSPVVSICLALGVFAGVNTWIAGPSKGILAVGKAGYLPPILQRTNKHGVQVNILYFQSAIVTILSVIFVLLPSVQAAYQILSALTVTMYLIMYMLMFAAFIKLRIKEPNTPRPFKVPGGELGMWLVGGVGLISAFAAFLVGFIPPGQIPVGSPTEWVGLLVIGNLLAVGVPLLIYHSRKESWKTAEGSDSFEPFSWQKETYAPAETSKK; encoded by the coding sequence ATGAGTACTGAAAATAAACCGTCATCCGGCTCAAAGAGCGGAACGATCGGTGTCTTTACGCTGGCGATGATGAACGTGGCCGCGATAGTCAGTCTGCGCGGTCTCCCGGCAGAGGCGGAATACGGCCTTTCGTCCGTATTCTACTATATATTCGCGGCGGTATTTTTCCTAATCCCCGTAGCGCTCGCCGCGGCGGAGATGGCGACCGCGTGGCCGCAGAAGGGCGGCGTGTTCAGATGGGTCGGAGAGGCATTTGGCGGCAGGTTCGGCTTTGTTGCTATTTTCCTCCAGTGGATGCAGAATACAATATGGTTCCCGACCGTCTTAACATTTGCCGCGGTCTCCGTGGCATACATCGGAATGGACCCCAGCAGCGACTCGGCCCTAGCGGCAAATAAAATGTACACCCTGGCGATCGTCCTTGTCTTCTACTGGGGCTCGACGCTGATGAATTTCAGGGGGATGTCACTCTCGGGAGCGATAAGCAAATGGGGGACCCTCATCGGCACCGTCATTCCGGCGGCGATCCTCATCATTCTCGGCATACTCTACTACGTGACGGGACATACGATCTATATGCCGCTGCATGCCAGCGACCTGATTCCCGATTTGGGAAACTTCAGCAATCTCTCTCTCGCGGTGAGCATATTCCTCTTTTACGCGGGAATGGAGGTCTCGGCGGTCCATGTCAACGAAGTTGACAACCCCGAGAAAAACTACCCTCTCGCGATACTCATCTCCGCGGGCATCACGGTAGCCATATTCGTCTTCGGAACGCTGGCGATCGGTTTTGTCATCCCGCAGAAGGATATCAACCTCACGCAGAGCCTGCTTGTCGCTTACCGCAACCTCTTCCAGGCCTTCGGCCTCGAGTGGCTCTCGCCGGTCGTCTCGATCTGCCTCGCCCTCGGAGTCTTCGCGGGAGTCAATACCTGGATCGCGGGACCAAGCAAAGGTATCCTCGCCGTCGGTAAAGCGGGATATCTGCCGCCCATCCTTCAGAGGACCAACAAGCACGGAGTGCAGGTGAACATTCTCTATTTCCAGTCGGCGATCGTCACCATACTCTCCGTCATCTTCGTGCTGCTCCCCTCGGTGCAGGCGGCCTATCAGATACTTTCGGCCCTTACCGTCACGATGTACCTTATCATGTACATGCTGATGTTCGCGGCCTTCATTAAGCTGCGCATCAAAGAGCCGAACACCCCCCGCCCCTTCAAGGTGCCCGGCGGTGAGCTCGGTATGTGGCTCGTCGGCGGCGTAGGGCTCATCAGCGCCTTCGCGGCCTTCCTCGTCGGCTTCATACCGCCCGGACAGATTCCTGTCGGCAGCCCGACGGAATGGGTAGGCCTGCTCGTAATCGGCAACCTTCTCGCGGTCGGCGTGCCCCTTCTCATCTATCACTCCCGCAAAGAGAGCTGGAAGACAGCCGAGGGCTCGGACTCCTTTGAGCCATTCAGCTGGCAGAAAGAAACCTATGCTCCCGCTGAGACGTCAAAGAAATAA
- a CDS encoding branched-chain amino acid ABC transporter permease, which translates to MSTLFIQQLVTGFSIGAIYALLAVGYALIYSIFKFTNFAFGAIMMCSAYGAYFVVKNLGMTSLAAGLCGAIIIGIIISIITELVAYRSLRRLKASRLFLMISAMGVNILLQNLMTIWMSANLRSLNISLPFRVLAVGKIKIGSIDILSLLVSLAALAVLWIFIERTKYGIAIRASAHDTDTAGLMGINVNKVSLIVFAISGITAAIAGTFTGMKYAVYPTLGAISSKAFISSVIGGLGSLPGAVLGGFILGVLETIISGYISSAYRDLFSFGILIVVLVFLPNGILGTDTSDKL; encoded by the coding sequence ATGTCGACGCTTTTTATACAACAGCTTGTAACGGGATTTTCCATCGGCGCTATCTACGCGCTTCTCGCGGTCGGTTATGCGCTGATATACAGTATTTTTAAGTTTACCAACTTTGCCTTCGGCGCGATTATGATGTGTTCCGCATACGGCGCGTATTTTGTCGTCAAGAATCTGGGGATGACCTCTCTCGCCGCCGGCCTCTGCGGCGCCATCATAATAGGTATTATTATCTCTATAATTACTGAGCTGGTAGCCTATCGCTCGCTGCGCAGGCTGAAGGCCTCGCGTCTTTTTCTGATGATCTCCGCGATGGGCGTCAATATATTGCTCCAAAACCTGATGACGATATGGATGAGCGCAAATTTGAGGAGTCTGAACATCTCGCTGCCATTCAGAGTCCTGGCCGTTGGAAAAATCAAGATCGGCTCAATCGATATCCTGTCGCTGTTGGTCTCTCTGGCCGCGCTTGCCGTATTGTGGATCTTTATTGAGAGGACGAAATACGGGATCGCGATCAGGGCGAGCGCGCACGATACCGATACGGCCGGACTTATGGGCATCAACGTAAATAAGGTCTCGCTGATAGTGTTCGCGATTTCGGGAATCACCGCCGCGATCGCCGGTACCTTTACAGGGATGAAGTACGCGGTCTATCCCACGCTGGGCGCCATTTCCAGCAAAGCGTTTATTTCGAGCGTCATCGGCGGGCTGGGCAGCCTGCCGGGAGCGGTGCTGGGCGGTTTCATTCTCGGCGTACTGGAGACGATAATCTCCGGATATATCTCTTCCGCGTACCGCGACCTCTTCTCGTTTGGAATCTTGATTGTCGTGCTGGTCTTCCTCCCGAACGGAATTCTCGGGACCGACACCAGTGACAAACTGTAA
- a CDS encoding branched-chain amino acid ABC transporter permease has protein sequence MYISSLMIFACVNIIAVAGLVLLTGYTGIFSIGHAGFLAVGGYAAVILFKHFGVPFLPALLCGGICAVIVSVIIGYPALRNKMAGDAFAIVMLGFVAVVRITISNIYPFFEGAHGISDIPRLTTIWTVLPITVIMVWLMRNFLKSHYGKNCIAINQQELAAEMVGVDTVKAKLIALMISAFYGGISGGLFSFFATYIAPTTFAEAKSDDLLAAVVLGGMCSLSGPILATVFLVILPEVLRFLVLWRLVFYGAAFVIIMQFKPEGLMGYREISFKWLEDLFKRTGVKTND, from the coding sequence ATGTATATTTCTTCCCTCATGATCTTCGCCTGCGTAAACATAATCGCCGTCGCCGGACTGGTCCTGCTCACCGGATATACCGGCATCTTTTCCATCGGGCACGCCGGGTTTCTGGCGGTTGGGGGATATGCGGCCGTCATACTGTTCAAGCATTTCGGCGTTCCCTTCCTGCCCGCCCTTCTCTGCGGGGGAATCTGCGCGGTGATCGTGAGCGTGATTATTGGTTACCCGGCCCTGCGGAATAAGATGGCTGGCGACGCCTTTGCCATCGTCATGCTGGGCTTCGTCGCGGTAGTCCGCATCACCATTTCCAATATATACCCGTTTTTTGAGGGGGCCCACGGCATCTCCGATATACCGCGGCTGACCACGATATGGACCGTGCTTCCCATAACTGTGATAATGGTCTGGCTCATGAGAAATTTTTTGAAATCTCACTATGGAAAAAACTGTATCGCCATCAACCAGCAGGAGCTGGCCGCTGAAATGGTAGGGGTCGACACCGTTAAGGCGAAGCTGATCGCTCTGATGATAAGCGCCTTTTACGGAGGTATCTCCGGCGGGCTCTTTTCATTCTTCGCGACCTATATCGCCCCCACCACCTTTGCGGAGGCAAAATCCGACGATCTGCTGGCCGCGGTTGTTCTGGGCGGTATGTGCAGCCTCTCCGGGCCGATACTGGCGACGGTCTTTCTCGTTATTCTTCCTGAGGTCCTGCGCTTCCTGGTGCTCTGGCGCCTTGTCTTCTACGGCGCGGCCTTCGTTATCATCATGCAGTTCAAGCCCGAAGGCCTTATGGGATATCGGGAGATCTCCTTTAAATGGCTGGAAGATCTGTTTAAAAGGACAGGGGTGAAGACGAATGACTAG
- a CDS encoding ABC transporter ATP-binding protein translates to MSKFLEVDSLNVYYGGIHALQDVSLYIDEGEIVSVVGANGAGKSTLLRAIAGDKAIKSGTVTFCGERLPHTAYETMAKGISLVPEGRRIFPNLTVKENLIVSTFSRKDPKESIERDFEEVLALFPRLRERLKQRGGTLSGGEQQMLAVGRALMAHPKLLCMDEPSLGLAPIIVDELFEKILQLNRERGQTIMIVEQNAFLALEVANRAYVIKTGSITREGTGAALLNDPSIQQEYLGIQQLAEDE, encoded by the coding sequence GTGAGCAAGTTCTTAGAGGTCGATTCGCTAAACGTATACTACGGCGGCATTCACGCCCTGCAGGACGTCTCTCTCTATATTGATGAGGGGGAGATCGTCTCCGTGGTCGGCGCCAACGGCGCGGGTAAGTCCACGCTCTTACGGGCCATCGCCGGAGATAAGGCGATAAAGTCGGGAACAGTTACATTCTGTGGGGAGCGTCTCCCCCATACCGCCTACGAGACGATGGCTAAGGGTATTTCGCTCGTTCCCGAGGGGCGGCGTATCTTCCCCAATCTGACGGTCAAAGAAAACCTTATTGTGAGCACCTTCAGCCGTAAGGACCCTAAAGAGTCGATAGAGAGAGACTTTGAAGAGGTGCTGGCGCTGTTCCCGCGGCTCAGGGAGCGCCTGAAACAGAGGGGCGGCACCCTCTCCGGCGGCGAGCAGCAGATGCTTGCCGTAGGGCGCGCGCTTATGGCCCATCCGAAGCTGCTTTGTATGGACGAACCCTCTTTGGGGCTCGCGCCGATCATCGTCGATGAACTCTTTGAAAAGATACTGCAGCTGAACAGGGAGAGGGGGCAGACGATCATGATCGTCGAACAAAACGCCTTTTTGGCCCTTGAGGTGGCCAACCGCGCCTATGTCATTAAGACCGGCAGCATTACCCGCGAGGGTACCGGCGCGGCGCTTCTCAATGACCCGTCCATACAGCAGGAATATTTGGGCATTCAGCAGCTGGCAGAGGATGAATAG
- a CDS encoding D-2-hydroxyacid dehydrogenase codes for MYEGKIHIHIENSRSSSPIFIATEGHVKALLKKNADIVDKIHITLGSSVVDPVEQWTEEDLKEYYDYMKTADIMVGFCFPTKDMASYAPNLRWIHFISAGIEHATPFDWVPEGVTIINNRGVHLPKSGESFAMFLAMLNAQMPCLATAQRNGKWDRIFTSVIKGKKLVIFGAGSQGGEIARQAHRMGLRVIAIDPYVKEHPCCEAVYGIDRLKEELADADFLAIAAPATEETRGFFNEEVLGWLPKHAGLMNISRGALLDHDALDRKLRNGELCCAILDVFEPEPLPADSILWKTPNLTITPHVSSDDVINYMPLTLDLTIENVRNELAGRPLKNIVDIKKEF; via the coding sequence ATGTACGAAGGAAAGATCCATATTCACATCGAAAACAGCCGCAGTTCGTCTCCGATATTTATCGCCACAGAGGGGCATGTAAAGGCTCTTCTGAAGAAGAACGCCGATATAGTGGACAAGATTCATATAACCCTCGGCAGCAGCGTCGTGGACCCGGTGGAGCAGTGGACGGAAGAAGATCTCAAAGAATATTACGACTATATGAAGACGGCGGATATAATGGTTGGCTTCTGTTTCCCGACGAAAGACATGGCCTCCTACGCTCCAAACCTGCGCTGGATACACTTCATCAGCGCCGGTATTGAGCACGCAACCCCGTTTGACTGGGTGCCGGAGGGCGTGACCATCATAAACAACAGGGGCGTGCATCTGCCGAAATCGGGAGAATCCTTCGCGATGTTCCTGGCGATGCTCAACGCGCAGATGCCCTGCCTGGCTACTGCGCAGCGCAACGGCAAGTGGGACCGCATCTTCACCTCGGTGATCAAGGGGAAAAAACTCGTCATCTTCGGCGCTGGCAGCCAGGGCGGCGAAATCGCCAGACAGGCGCACAGAATGGGCCTCCGCGTGATCGCGATCGACCCCTATGTGAAGGAACATCCCTGCTGTGAGGCGGTATACGGAATCGACAGGCTGAAAGAAGAGCTGGCCGACGCCGATTTCCTGGCCATCGCCGCGCCGGCGACGGAGGAGACGCGCGGATTCTTCAACGAAGAGGTGCTGGGCTGGCTGCCGAAGCACGCGGGGCTGATGAACATCTCGCGCGGCGCGCTTCTCGACCACGACGCGCTCGACCGCAAACTGCGGAACGGCGAACTCTGCTGCGCGATCCTCGACGTCTTCGAGCCGGAGCCGCTGCCCGCCGATTCCATCCTCTGGAAGACGCCGAACCTGACCATTACGCCGCATGTCTCGTCCGATGACGTGATAAACTACATGCCGCTCACCTTAGACCTCACAATCGAAAACGTGCGCAATGAGCTGGCCGGTCGTCCGCTGAAAAACATCGTCGATATCAAAAAGGAATTTTAG
- a CDS encoding Sapep family Mn(2+)-dependent dipeptidase: MMEKKQLLQEIEAFVEKNEKDILNDMAELVSKRSVKGPAEEGAPFGRGPRNALDSAMAIAERLGFAVNDGDGYVGWADLPGKHEEHIGVIAHVDVVPEGEGWSSDPYVLTEKDGWLIGRGISDNKGAVILSLYAAAFLARSGRPLNYGIRVMMGCDEECGMHDVPYYLERNPEPIFCFTPDVDFPVSIGEKGMYAGGVFSSAPVFTSISSFAAGNASNSIPGRASCVVHAPGKSFKETKGITVTPKEDGLFLVEAQGIGGHAAHPDGKHNAIGILTDFLLDNGIGDADERQFLELLHKIHSNAYGEGLGIACTGKLLGQLTSIGGIISQEGGVVRQDMNIRYPECVSGEELKKALSKVAAAHNAQFGGGEILEPFYISPDSPAIKVLLSAYTEITGHPAEAYTMFGGTYARRFKNAVGFGPGDDYTPRPSFVASDHAPNEASYIPSLKEALKVYILALCQLQDLAAEELRGR, from the coding sequence ATGATGGAAAAAAAGCAACTGCTCCAGGAAATCGAGGCTTTCGTTGAGAAAAATGAAAAAGACATCTTAAACGATATGGCCGAGCTGGTATCGAAGCGCAGCGTAAAGGGACCGGCGGAAGAGGGCGCTCCCTTTGGCCGCGGTCCGAGAAACGCCCTCGATTCCGCCATGGCGATTGCCGAACGCCTCGGTTTCGCGGTCAACGACGGCGACGGTTATGTGGGCTGGGCCGACCTTCCGGGAAAGCATGAAGAACACATAGGCGTTATCGCCCACGTCGACGTCGTTCCCGAGGGCGAGGGCTGGAGCTCCGATCCCTATGTTTTGACTGAGAAAGATGGCTGGCTGATCGGGCGCGGTATCAGCGACAACAAGGGTGCGGTGATACTCTCGCTCTACGCGGCGGCGTTCCTCGCGCGTTCCGGCAGACCCCTCAACTATGGAATCCGCGTAATGATGGGCTGCGACGAAGAGTGCGGCATGCACGACGTCCCCTACTATCTCGAGCGCAACCCGGAGCCGATCTTCTGCTTCACCCCCGATGTGGACTTTCCCGTCAGCATCGGTGAAAAGGGCATGTATGCCGGCGGCGTATTCTCCTCCGCGCCGGTCTTTACCAGCATTTCATCCTTCGCGGCCGGCAACGCGAGCAATTCCATCCCGGGCCGGGCCTCCTGCGTGGTCCACGCTCCCGGAAAGAGCTTCAAGGAGACGAAGGGAATCACCGTTACCCCCAAAGAGGACGGTTTGTTTTTAGTAGAGGCCCAGGGTATCGGCGGCCATGCGGCGCACCCGGACGGCAAACATAACGCTATTGGCATCCTGACCGATTTCCTGCTCGACAACGGCATCGGCGACGCCGACGAGAGACAGTTCTTAGAGCTGCTGCATAAAATCCATTCCAACGCCTACGGCGAGGGGCTGGGGATCGCCTGCACCGGCAAACTGCTGGGGCAGCTGACCAGCATCGGCGGCATCATCTCGCAGGAGGGCGGCGTCGTGCGCCAGGATATGAACATCCGTTATCCTGAGTGCGTCAGCGGCGAAGAGCTCAAAAAAGCCCTCTCCAAGGTGGCCGCCGCCCACAACGCACAGTTTGGCGGAGGAGAGATCCTGGAGCCATTCTATATCTCGCCGGATTCGCCCGCGATAAAGGTGCTGCTCTCAGCCTACACGGAGATAACGGGACATCCGGCCGAGGCCTATACCATGTTCGGCGGCACATATGCCAGACGCTTCAAAAACGCCGTGGGATTCGGCCCCGGAGATGATTACACTCCGCGCCCCTCATTCGTCGCCTCGGACCACGCGCCGAACGAAGCCTCATATATCCCCTCTCTCAAAGAGGCGCTTAAGGTTTACATACTGGCGCTCTGTCAGCTGCAGGATTTGGCCGCCGAGGAATTAAGGGGACGCTGA
- a CDS encoding ABC transporter ATP-binding protein, producing MTSQTPILDVSHMSIAFGGLRALEDVSVQVNENEFVGLIGPNGAGKTTFFNSITGYIRPSEGKILFNGENLVRKPPSKIANYGISRTFQNIRLFPKMTVLDNVSIPMHSTPKYSVWAAMLGLPSVKRVQIDTEKRALEFLSIMGLVEHKDRQAGTLPYGLQRRLEIARALAASPKLLLLDEPAAGMNNDECNELIELLRGIYKTFNLTVVMIEHHIDIVMKLCSRIYVLNLGKVLAEGTPKQIQTDPQVIKAYLGERRRKA from the coding sequence ATGACTAGTCAGACGCCGATACTTGACGTCAGCCATATGAGTATCGCCTTTGGCGGACTGCGCGCGTTAGAGGATGTCAGCGTACAGGTAAACGAAAATGAGTTTGTGGGGCTTATCGGGCCGAACGGCGCGGGAAAGACGACCTTCTTTAACTCTATCACCGGCTATATAAGGCCTTCGGAGGGCAAGATCCTCTTTAACGGGGAAAATCTGGTGCGCAAGCCGCCCTCTAAGATCGCTAACTACGGCATCAGCAGGACCTTTCAGAATATCCGCCTCTTTCCCAAGATGACCGTACTTGATAATGTTTCCATCCCGATGCACAGCACGCCGAAGTATTCTGTGTGGGCGGCGATGCTGGGCCTTCCGTCGGTAAAACGAGTTCAGATCGATACCGAGAAGCGCGCGTTGGAATTTCTTTCGATAATGGGGCTCGTGGAACATAAGGACCGCCAGGCGGGCACGCTGCCCTACGGCCTGCAGCGCCGCCTTGAGATCGCGCGCGCTCTGGCGGCCTCTCCGAAGCTGCTTTTGCTCGACGAGCCGGCGGCGGGGATGAATAACGACGAGTGCAACGAGCTGATAGAGCTTCTGCGCGGCATTTACAAGACCTTCAACCTGACCGTCGTGATGATTGAACACCATATAGACATCGTGATGAAGCTATGTTCGCGGATCTATGTACTGAACCTGGGCAAGGTCCTGGCGGAGGGAACGCCGAAGCAGATCCAGACAGATCCCCAGGTCATCAAGGCCTATTTGGGAGAACGGAGGCGTAAAGCGTGA